In the Candidatus Zymogenaceae bacterium genome, GGACCACAGGGAATGGGACCCATGACCGGACGGGGCATGGGATACTGCGCCGGGTATAACACTCCCGGATTCGCCAATCCGGCAGGTTTCGGTTTCGGCCGGGGCATGGCCTGGGGTCGTGGTCGGGCGCCTATGGGCGGCGGCCGGGGCATGGCATGGGGCCGGGGCGGAGGTGGATGGGGTGGATACGGATACGGGGCAGTACCGCCGGCGTATCCCCCGGCTTTTTCCCCCTATACCCCCGAGGATGAACAGACGTATCTCGAGACGGAGATGGAGGGCCTGAAGACCCACATGGAGGCGATTCAAAAGCGCCTGGACCAGCTCATCGCCACGAAGAACGAGAAGTAACAAATCATTCGCACGCGATACTCATGTGCACACGGGAATGATGAATGTACAGAAGCCATGTACGCTCATGATCTCGAAAGCCGGGTGATCCGTGTGATCGCCCACAGGGATCCGTGCGGGAAACGACACCATGAAAGAAGACAAAGAAAAAAGTACCGAGTGCGGACAGGACTCGACCTGTTCCGCCTGTGACAAGGGATCGGAATGTGATGCGGCGACACGGGAAAAACACGCCGAAGAATTGTTGAAACAACGCCTGGACGCCATATCAAAAAAGGTCATGGTGATGAGCGGCAAGGGCGGCGTGGGAAAATCAACGGTGGCGGCCAATCTTGCGGTAGCCCTCGCCCGGAAGGGATGTGAGGTGGGACTTCTTGACGCGGATATCCACGGCCCCAACATCCCGAAGCTTCTGGGACTGGAGGACAGCAGGCTTCACAGCTCCCCGGAGGGTATTCTTCCGGTTCGTCCCATGGAGCGGCTGAAGGTCGTCTCTGTCGCGTATATCCTCGACTCCCCGGATACTCCGGTTATCTGGAGGGGTCCGATGAAGCACGGGGTTATCCGACAGTTTCTTGGGGAGGTGGTCTGGGGAAATTTGGATATACTTATCGTGGATCTTCCCCCTGGAACCGGGGACGAGCCGCTGTCTGTGGCCCAATCCGTCGGTGACGCCGACGGCTCGATCATCGTCACCACACCCCAGGATGTGGCGCTTCTGGACAGTCGAAAATCCATCGCCTTCTCCCAAAAAATCGGTGTACCGGTACTGGGAGTGGTGGAAAACATGAGCGGACTGGTCTGTCCCCACTGCGGCAAGACCATCGACATGTTCATCCCCGGAGGCGGCGAGGCGGCTGCCCACGAAATGGGAGTGGCCTTTCTCGGTTGCATTCCAATGGATCCCGTAATCATGCAGGGCGGGGATGCCG is a window encoding:
- a CDS encoding DUF5320 domain-containing protein, with amino-acid sequence MPRGDRTGPQGMGPMTGRGMGYCAGYNTPGFANPAGFGFGRGMAWGRGRAPMGGGRGMAWGRGGGGWGGYGYGAVPPAYPPAFSPYTPEDEQTYLETEMEGLKTHMEAIQKRLDQLIATKNEK
- a CDS encoding Mrp/NBP35 family ATP-binding protein yields the protein MKEDKEKSTECGQDSTCSACDKGSECDAATREKHAEELLKQRLDAISKKVMVMSGKGGVGKSTVAANLAVALARKGCEVGLLDADIHGPNIPKLLGLEDSRLHSSPEGILPVRPMERLKVVSVAYILDSPDTPVIWRGPMKHGVIRQFLGEVVWGNLDILIVDLPPGTGDEPLSVAQSVGDADGSIIVTTPQDVALLDSRKSIAFSQKIGVPVLGVVENMSGLVCPHCGKTIDMFIPGGGEAAAHEMGVAFLGCIPMDPVIMQGGDAGTPFMGMEDAGGTVAAFEKIVKRIEKNLEAVDPKRYGLGGD